The following are encoded together in the Candidatus Hydrogenedentota bacterium genome:
- a CDS encoding autonomous glycyl radical cofactor GrcA codes for MRSSQAACGVPNHVSIFKAFFEKGGMQLQPNLVNKQMLLDAREHPEKYPDLLVRIAGYCAYFNELSDEIKETIINRTCYS; via the coding sequence CCGCCTGCGGCGTCCCAAATCATGTCTCCATCTTTAAGGCCTTTTTCGAAAAGGGCGGCATGCAATTGCAGCCTAATCTTGTAAACAAACAAATGTTGCTTGATGCCCGTGAACATCCGGAAAAATATCCGGACTTACTCGTTCGTATTGCCGGTTATTGCGCCTACTTCAATGAACTCTCAGATGAGATTAAAGAGACAATCATAAATAGAACCTGCTATTCATAG
- a CDS encoding class I SAM-dependent methyltransferase, producing the protein MQQKQNTANRYFQSCANVFWQEVFSMELDYLLQHLDNRSPVLSIGCGTAPIEERLANNGYTVYGVDIHGEMLKYAPENIKVIAASAENLPFPKSTFGAVISVASLQFIQNVQRAVKGALSVLKQQGVFIAMLLNPASSFFKEKFKQPNSYISTIKHVNLEYIEDVISEDLFVETEYYIGENEGKLFKSSDSAHALLYIAKGYKKPQLH; encoded by the coding sequence GTGCAACAAAAACAAAACACAGCCAACCGATATTTTCAGTCCTGTGCCAATGTCTTTTGGCAAGAAGTCTTCAGCATGGAATTGGACTATCTGCTTCAACACTTAGATAATCGCAGCCCTGTTCTGAGTATAGGATGCGGAACTGCTCCTATAGAAGAACGGCTTGCCAACAACGGCTATACGGTTTATGGAGTGGACATCCATGGAGAAATGTTAAAGTATGCCCCGGAAAACATCAAAGTCATAGCGGCAAGTGCAGAAAACCTGCCTTTTCCAAAATCCACTTTTGGCGCGGTTATTTCCGTTGCCTCATTGCAATTTATTCAGAACGTACAAAGGGCTGTGAAAGGGGCACTCTCTGTGTTGAAGCAACAAGGTGTGTTTATTGCCATGTTGCTCAATCCTGCATCCTCTTTTTTTAAAGAGAAGTTCAAACAGCCTAATTCATATATAAGCACTATAAAACACGTTAATCTTGAGTATATAGAAGACGTCATATCTGAAGACCTTTTCGTTGAAACGGAATATTACATCGGTGAAAATGAGGGAAAATTGTTCAAAAGCAGCGATTCTGCCCACGCCCTCTTATACATTGCCAAGGGATACAAAAAGCCTCAGCTCCATTAA